In Sporanaerobacter acetigenes DSM 13106, the genomic window AACTTTTCTGTGCCCTCAAATGGCCTAGTTCTCCTTCATCATCAATTCCTGCAGTATCAATAAAAAGCACTGGTCCTACTGGATTTAATTCCATGGCTTTTTTTACTGGATCTGTGGTAGTACCTTTAAAGGGGCTGACAATGGAGACTTCTTGCCCTACAATTGCATTTAAAATGGAAGATTTTCCTGCATTTCTTTTTCCATATATAGATATAGTTGTTCTATTTGAATTTGGAGTATTATAGATAGACATCCCTTTTACCTTCCTCTATGATTTTCAACTTTTCTTCAATGATTTTTCTTCTATTTGGTTCAATTTTATCTAATTCTTTGGATATGATTTTTTCTCCTCGTTTTCTAGTTTCTTCTGAAGCATAGTCTATTAGGTATTCTTTAAAGGTAAATATTCCATTGGCTTCACAGAAATTTTGTATTTCCCCTGGTTTGGCTTTGCACATGAATTCTTCTCCAGTTCTTCCTGAACGATAGCAAGCAGTACAGAAGGAAGTCAAAAACCCTAAGTCGCACATTTGTCCAATGACTTCATCTAGAGAACGCATATCTCCTAATTGGAATTGTTCTTTATCTGGTATATAATCATCTTTTGTATATCCACCTATACCTATTCTTGAACCTGCATCTATTTGAGATACCCCAAGAGGAATTACTTGTTTTCTTACTTCGGGGTTTTCCCTTGCAGTCAAAATCATTCCAGTATAAGGAACAGATAGACGAAGTATAGCTACGATTCTTCTGAAATCATCATCTGAAACCTTATATTTAGTTTGGTCATAAAATTCAGTATCTATGGCTGGTTCTATTCTTGGAAAAGAAATAGTGTGAGGACCCACTCCAAAAGTTTCTTCTAAATGTATAGCATGATATAATAGTCCCATGACTTCGTATTTCCAATCATAAAGTCCAAACAATGCACCTATTCCCACATCATCTATTCCGCCCTTCATGGCCCTATCTAAACCATATAATCTGTAGTTGTAGTCGCTTTTCATATCTCCTTCAGGATGAAGTTTTTTATATGTTTCATAATGATATGTTTCTTGGAATATTTGGAATGTTCCTATTCCTGCTTCCTTAAGTTTTTTATATCCTTCTACTTCCATAGGGGCAGCATTTATATTTACTCTTCGAATTTCCCCCTTTCCGTTTTTTGTATCATAGACAGTTTTCATAGTTTCAGCTATAAAATCAGCATCATAATATGGATGTTCTCCATATACTAAAATAAGTCTCTTGTGTCCTTTACTTTCAAGAATTTTTACTTGTTCTTCAAGTTCTTCATGAGTCAAAGTTTTTCTAACTATGGCTTTATTGCTTCTTCTAAATCCACAGTAGAGACAATTGTTTATACACTTGTTTCCTATATAAAGGGGTGCGAAGAATACTATTCTGTTTCCATATATTTCTTGTTTAAGGGTTCTCGCAGCTTTAAATATCTCTTCTAAAAGTTCCTCATCTTCTACTTGTAAAAGTTTAGCTGTTTCTTCAGGTTCAAGACGAGTTTTACCTAAAGATTTAGCTATGATTTTTCTTATTTCGGATTTAGAAGCTCCTTTGCCACTTTCAAGGAGTTCACAAATTTTTTTATCATTGATAAAACTATTTTCCATCTTCATTCCTCCTAAAATTTATATTGTCTCCTCTTCCCATATCTATAACAAAACCAACATTTTTAGCCTTTTCTTCAATGGTTTTCAACTCATGGGCATCTCTTGTTTCTTTGTTCTTATATATCTCATATTTTTTTCTCACATATATAGGTGAGAGATTGAGCATGACTACATTTCCTCCAGCCATCAGTCCACGTTCCAGTCCATCCTCACAAATAGTATTTAAAGCAGTAGTTATAGGGATTAATGCAGTTGGAAGAAGAAGTCTTGTGAGGGAGAGCATCACAATAGTTTTTTCTGCGGATCCAACTTTTTCATCTTTTAGTGGAGTATCAGGATGAGGAATCAGTGGACCTATTCCTACCATGGCGGGGGCTAAATTTTTTAAAAATATAAGATTTTCAGCTAGTATTTCATTGTTTTCACCAGGCAGTCCTACAAGAAATCCTGCTCCCTCTTGATATCCTATTTTTTTAAGATTGTACAGGCAGTTTTTTCTATTTTCAAAATTCATTCCAGGATGAAGTTCATTATACAATTGGACATTTGCTACTTCGTGTCTAAGTAAAAATCTATCTGCTCCAGCTCTATGAAATCTATCATAACTTTCATAGCTTCTTTCTCCAATGGAAAGAGTGACTGCTACATCTGGAAATTGTTTTTTTATTTTAAGTATCAAACTTTCAAATATGTCATCAGTGAAATATAAATCTTCTCCTCCTTGCAATACAAAAGTTTTATATCCTATTTTGTATCCTTCTTCAAGGGAGAGAAGTATTTCTTCTTCACTGAGCCTGTATCTATCTACATTCTTGTTATCACGTCTAATGCCACAGTACATACAATTGTTTTTGCAGTGATTGGAGTATTCTAGAAGTCCTCTTATAAATACTTTGTTTCCATAAATTTTGATTGTAGTGTCTCTTGCCAATTGGAATAAATAATTTTGTAGAGATTTATCTAAATTGTTTAGAATATAGATGAGTTGATCTTTAGACAGGGAGTTGGTTTTGTATAATTTGTCTAATACTTTTTTCATCAATCAAGCTCCTTTTTAGATATAGAAGTTTTTACGGTGATATTGTTTAGATTTCCTAATTTTCCTGTCAGGCTATTTATTTCATCAATAGTTCCTACAACAGTTATGGATATGACTGAAATATTTTCCTCATCAAAAGGTATGCCCATTCTTCCTTTTATGAGGGATTTGTATTCTGAAACGATTTTGTTGAATTCATATTGAGATTTTTCTGGGCTCTCCAATATGGCACTGATGATTGCGATTCTTTTTTTCAAGAAATTTCCTCCTTTCTAAACAAAAAAACTTCCTCTGAAAGGAAGTTGGTAGCAAAATAAAACCAATTCCCTTTCAGGATAGAATATTCTATTCCTGTCAGGTATTAGAAGTATTGTACATCCAAAAATTTAAGGTAAGCCCTCAAAAAATTTGGATGAAAGTTCAGTTTGATAATATCTTAACAATAATATTATGAAAAGTCAATCTTATGAGAAAATATTACAAAGATTTCTTATAAGTCTAGGAAATTATACCTATTTTGTCTAAAATGATAGAAATTATGGACAAAATCTATAATACCTGTTGCAGTTTATAAAAATTTCTGATAATATTGCTATGTTATACATAGTATATTTTACCATAAAATATTCTGATTGTATACACTGTAGAAATTGTGGGTGATATTTTGGCATATAAATATATGAAATTATCTGAATGTAGCAACGGAGAAATATTGAGTGAAAATTTATATGATTTAGAAGGAAGTATTTTGGCTTCTAAAAACTCAACTATAAATCCATATATTGCTGAGAGGTTGGAAGAATATAAGGTGGATAAGGTTCCTGTATATATTTCTAAAGAAGAATTGTCTGGAAGGCAAAAAAGAGACTTTAGGGGATTATACAAGGAAAGTGTCATAACGCTTAAAAGCATTATGAACAATTTAGCCATAGGAAAAATTGTAGCTCCTAAAAAAATAAGAGAAATTTCTGATACTCTATACGCATATATAGATAAGGTTGGTATCTCAATAGAACATATTTTTGAAATAAAAGCTAAAGACAAATATACCTACAATCATTCTATGAATGTAGCACTGTATGCTCTTTTGATTGGGGAATGGTTAGGATGTAGTGAAGAAGAAAAAAAGAACATAATAAAAGCGGGACTTCTACATGATATAGGAAAATCTAGAATACCTTTAGAAATATTAAATAAAAAAGGGAAACTTACAAAAGAAGAATTTGATATAGTTAAAACTCATACCATCATTGGATATAAAATGTCTAAGGATATTTTGAGTATAGATGAGAATGTAAGACAAGCTATTCTTTCTCATCACGAAAGAGTAGATGGGAGTGGGTATCCTCAAGGACTTAAAGGTGATGAAATAAACAGCTATGCTAAGATATTAGCTATTGCTGATGTATATGATGCACTGATATCTAAAAGGGTATACAAGGAAAAGAGCACTCCTTTTGAGGCTGTGGAAGAATTGAAAAGAATAGGAGCATACTCTTTTGATGTCAATATACTTAAAGTATTTTTTGATAATATAGTTAACTATTATTTAGGTTCTAAGGTCAAAATAAGTGATGGACATATAGGAGAAATAGTATTTATTCC contains:
- the hydE gene encoding [FeFe] hydrogenase H-cluster radical SAM maturase HydE; this encodes MKKVLDKLYKTNSLSKDQLIYILNNLDKSLQNYLFQLARDTTIKIYGNKVFIRGLLEYSNHCKNNCMYCGIRRDNKNVDRYRLSEEEILLSLEEGYKIGYKTFVLQGGEDLYFTDDIFESLILKIKKQFPDVAVTLSIGERSYESYDRFHRAGADRFLLRHEVANVQLYNELHPGMNFENRKNCLYNLKKIGYQEGAGFLVGLPGENNEILAENLIFLKNLAPAMVGIGPLIPHPDTPLKDEKVGSAEKTIVMLSLTRLLLPTALIPITTALNTICEDGLERGLMAGGNVVMLNLSPIYVRKKYEIYKNKETRDAHELKTIEEKAKNVGFVIDMGRGDNINFRRNEDGK
- a CDS encoding TM1266 family iron-only hydrogenase system putative regulator, translated to MKKRIAIISAILESPEKSQYEFNKIVSEYKSLIKGRMGIPFDEENISVISITVVGTIDEINSLTGKLGNLNNITVKTSISKKELD
- a CDS encoding HD-GYP domain-containing protein, yielding MKLSECSNGEILSENLYDLEGSILASKNSTINPYIAERLEEYKVDKVPVYISKEELSGRQKRDFRGLYKESVITLKSIMNNLAIGKIVAPKKIREISDTLYAYIDKVGISIEHIFEIKAKDKYTYNHSMNVALYALLIGEWLGCSEEEKKNIIKAGLLHDIGKSRIPLEILNKKGKLTKEEFDIVKTHTIIGYKMSKDILSIDENVRQAILSHHERVDGSGYPQGLKGDEINSYAKILAIADVYDALISKRVYKEKSTPFEAVEELKRIGAYSFDVNILKVFFDNIVNYYLGSKVKISDGHIGEIVFIPPNNITCPVVKLGNTYVDLAKEEELKILEMVG
- the hydG gene encoding [FeFe] hydrogenase H-cluster radical SAM maturase HydG; the encoded protein is MENSFINDKKICELLESGKGASKSEIRKIIAKSLGKTRLEPEETAKLLQVEDEELLEEIFKAARTLKQEIYGNRIVFFAPLYIGNKCINNCLYCGFRRSNKAIVRKTLTHEELEEQVKILESKGHKRLILVYGEHPYYDADFIAETMKTVYDTKNGKGEIRRVNINAAPMEVEGYKKLKEAGIGTFQIFQETYHYETYKKLHPEGDMKSDYNYRLYGLDRAMKGGIDDVGIGALFGLYDWKYEVMGLLYHAIHLEETFGVGPHTISFPRIEPAIDTEFYDQTKYKVSDDDFRRIVAILRLSVPYTGMILTARENPEVRKQVIPLGVSQIDAGSRIGIGGYTKDDYIPDKEQFQLGDMRSLDEVIGQMCDLGFLTSFCTACYRSGRTGEEFMCKAKPGEIQNFCEANGIFTFKEYLIDYASEETRKRGEKIISKELDKIEPNRRKIIEEKLKIIEEGKRDVYL